The proteins below come from a single Mycobacterium parmense genomic window:
- the clpC1 gene encoding ATP-dependent protease ATP-binding subunit ClpC yields MFERFTDRARRVVVLAQEEARMLNHNYIGTEHILLGLIHEGEGVAAKSLESLGISLEGVRSQVEEIIGQGQQAPSGHIPFTPRAKKVLELSLREALQLGHNYIGTEHILLGLIREGEGVAAQVLVKLGAELTRVRQQVIQLLSGYQGKEAAEAGTGGRGGESGSPSTSLVLDQFGRNLTAAAMEGKLDPVIGREKEIERVMQVLSRRTKNNPVLIGEPGVGKTAVVEGLAQAIVHGQVPETLKDKQLYTLDLGSLVAGSRYRGDFEERLKKVLKEINTRGDIILFIDELHTLVGAGAAEGAIDAASILKPKLARGELQTIGATTLDEYRKYIEKDAALERRFQPVQVGEPTVEHTIEILKGLRDRYEAHHRVSITDSAMVAAATLADRYINDRYLPDKAIDLIDEAGARMRIRRMTAPPDLREFDEKIAEARREKESAIDAQDFEKAASLRDREKQLVGQRAEREKQWRSGDLDVVAEVDDEQIAEVLGNWTGIPVFKLTEAETTRLLRMEDELHKRIIGQEDAVKAVSKAIRRTRAGLKDPKRPSGSFIFAGPSGVGKTELSKALANFLFGDDDALIQIDMGEFHDRFTASRLFGAPPGYVGYEEGGQLTEKVRRKPFSVVLFDEIEKAHQEIYNSLLQVLEDGRLTDGQGRTVDFKNTVLIFTSNLGTGDISKPVGLGFTQGGGENNYERMKQKVNDELKKHFRPEFLNRIDDIIVFHQLTKDEIIQMVDLMIGRVANQLKGKDMALELTDKAKSLLAKRGFDPVLGARPLRRTIQREIEDQLSEKILFEEVGPGQVVTVDVDNWDGEGSGEDAVFTFTGTRKPPNEPDLAKAGAHAAPDTQ; encoded by the coding sequence ATGTTCGAAAGATTTACCGACCGTGCCCGCAGGGTCGTCGTCCTGGCGCAAGAAGAGGCCCGGATGCTCAACCACAACTACATCGGCACCGAGCACATCCTGTTGGGTCTGATTCACGAGGGCGAGGGCGTCGCGGCGAAGTCGCTGGAGTCGCTGGGCATCTCGCTCGAGGGCGTCCGCAGCCAGGTCGAGGAGATCATCGGCCAGGGCCAGCAGGCGCCGTCGGGCCACATCCCGTTCACGCCGCGTGCCAAGAAGGTCCTCGAGCTGAGCCTGCGCGAGGCGCTGCAACTCGGCCACAACTACATCGGCACCGAGCACATCCTGCTGGGTCTGATCCGCGAGGGCGAGGGCGTCGCCGCGCAGGTGCTGGTCAAGCTCGGCGCCGAGCTGACCCGGGTGCGCCAGCAGGTCATCCAGCTGCTGTCCGGCTACCAGGGCAAGGAGGCCGCCGAGGCCGGCACCGGGGGCCGGGGTGGCGAGTCCGGCTCGCCGTCCACGTCGCTGGTGCTCGACCAGTTCGGCCGCAACCTCACGGCCGCCGCGATGGAGGGCAAGCTCGATCCCGTCATCGGCCGCGAGAAGGAAATCGAGCGGGTGATGCAGGTGCTGAGCCGGCGCACCAAGAACAACCCGGTGCTGATCGGCGAGCCCGGCGTCGGAAAGACGGCGGTGGTCGAGGGCCTGGCCCAGGCGATCGTGCACGGCCAGGTGCCCGAGACGCTGAAGGACAAGCAGCTCTACACCCTGGACCTCGGCTCGCTGGTCGCGGGCTCGCGCTACCGCGGTGACTTCGAGGAACGCCTGAAGAAGGTGCTCAAGGAGATCAACACCCGCGGCGACATCATCCTGTTCATCGACGAGCTGCACACGCTGGTCGGGGCGGGCGCCGCCGAGGGCGCGATCGACGCCGCGTCGATCCTCAAGCCGAAGCTGGCCCGCGGCGAGCTGCAGACCATCGGCGCCACCACGCTCGACGAGTACCGCAAGTACATCGAGAAGGACGCCGCCCTGGAGCGCCGCTTCCAGCCGGTGCAGGTCGGGGAGCCGACGGTGGAGCACACCATCGAGATCCTCAAGGGTCTGCGCGACCGCTACGAGGCGCACCACCGGGTGTCGATCACCGACTCGGCGATGGTGGCCGCCGCCACGCTGGCCGACCGCTACATCAACGACCGGTACCTGCCGGACAAGGCGATCGACCTGATCGACGAGGCCGGCGCCCGGATGCGGATCCGCCGCATGACCGCTCCGCCGGACCTGCGCGAGTTCGACGAGAAGATCGCCGAGGCGCGCCGGGAGAAGGAATCGGCGATCGACGCCCAGGACTTCGAGAAGGCCGCCAGCCTGCGTGATCGCGAGAAGCAGCTGGTGGGCCAGCGGGCCGAGCGGGAGAAGCAGTGGCGCTCCGGCGACCTCGACGTGGTCGCCGAGGTCGACGACGAGCAGATCGCCGAGGTGCTGGGCAACTGGACCGGCATCCCGGTGTTCAAGCTCACCGAGGCCGAGACCACCCGCCTGCTGCGCATGGAGGACGAGCTGCACAAGCGGATCATCGGCCAGGAGGACGCCGTCAAGGCCGTCTCCAAGGCGATCCGCCGCACCCGCGCCGGGTTGAAGGACCCCAAGCGGCCGTCGGGCTCGTTCATCTTCGCCGGCCCGTCCGGTGTCGGTAAGACCGAGCTGTCCAAGGCGCTGGCGAACTTCCTGTTCGGCGACGACGACGCGCTCATCCAGATCGACATGGGCGAGTTCCACGACCGGTTCACCGCGTCGCGGCTGTTCGGCGCCCCGCCGGGGTATGTCGGCTACGAGGAGGGCGGCCAGCTCACCGAGAAGGTGCGGCGCAAGCCGTTCTCGGTGGTGCTGTTCGACGAGATCGAGAAGGCGCACCAGGAGATCTACAACAGCCTGTTGCAGGTGCTCGAGGACGGCCGCCTGACCGACGGCCAGGGCCGCACGGTCGACTTCAAGAACACCGTGCTGATCTTCACGTCCAACCTCGGCACCGGCGACATCTCCAAGCCGGTGGGACTGGGCTTCACCCAGGGCGGCGGTGAGAACAACTACGAGCGGATGAAGCAGAAGGTCAACGACGAGCTCAAGAAGCACTTCCGGCCGGAGTTCCTCAACCGCATCGACGACATCATCGTCTTCCACCAGCTGACCAAGGACGAGATCATCCAGATGGTCGACCTCATGATCGGCCGGGTCGCCAACCAGCTCAAGGGCAAGGACATGGCCCTGGAGCTGACCGACAAGGCGAAGTCGTTGCTGGCCAAGCGCGGCTTCGACCCGGTGTTGGGCGCCCGCCCGCTGCGGCGGACCATCCAGCGCGAGATCGAGGACCAGCTGTCCGAGAAGATCCTCTTCGAGGAAGTCGGGCCCGGACAGGTCGTCACGGTCGACGTCGACAACTGGGACGGCGAGGGTTCGGGCGAGGATGCGGTGTTCACCTTCACCGGCACCCGCAAGCCGCCGAACGAGCCGGACCTGGCCAAAGCCGGAGCGCACGCCGCCCCGGACACGCAATAG
- a CDS encoding YbjQ family protein — protein sequence MLIVTTNDLPGWEIRRVYGEVFGLAVRSRNALSQLGANIRSIFGGELQDMTQNLADGRNEAVDRLMVEARNRGANAVVAMRFDTTDIGDVWTEICAYGTAVQATPVTDAAKYTASQLRYSGPA from the coding sequence GTGCTGATCGTCACCACCAACGATCTTCCGGGGTGGGAGATCCGCCGGGTGTACGGCGAGGTGTTCGGGCTGGCGGTGCGCTCGCGAAACGCGCTTTCGCAGCTGGGCGCCAACATCCGGTCGATCTTCGGCGGCGAATTGCAGGACATGACCCAGAATCTCGCCGACGGCCGCAACGAGGCCGTGGACCGGCTGATGGTCGAGGCCCGCAATCGCGGCGCCAACGCGGTTGTCGCGATGCGGTTCGACACCACCGACATCGGCGACGTGTGGACCGAGATCTGCGCGTACGGGACGGCCGTCCAGGCGACCCCGGTCACCGACGCCGCGAAATACACCGCGAGCCAGCTGCGCTACAGCGGCCCCGCGTAG
- a CDS encoding CbtB domain-containing protein, with translation MSAASSALWLAATVFLALLALYFVGIDQGAVSLFGNDSHVHEFVHDARHLLGFPCH, from the coding sequence CTGTCGGCGGCAAGCTCGGCGCTGTGGCTGGCGGCGACCGTCTTCCTGGCACTGCTGGCGCTGTACTTCGTTGGCATCGACCAGGGCGCGGTGTCGCTGTTCGGCAACGACTCCCACGTGCACGAGTTCGTCCACGACGCGCGCCACCTGCTCGGCTTCCCCTGCCACTGA
- a CDS encoding CbtA family protein: MEKPLIARGLLAGAAGAVPAFLFARLCAEPVIGRAIAYEDGRADVEDAHGVHAHGAELFSRGVQANPGLGFGVLIFGVAVGALFAVLFCVVSARVKTVEPRLLSVLLAAAAFAAAYLVPFVKYPPNPPAVGQADTIEERTGWYVVMVLASVLLAIAAVRLAGTLASRLGGWNSAVLAAGAYLAAVAVVMLLLPGVDETPAPMRDAAGAIVYPGFPADVLYEFRLVSLATQLVLWVSIGVVFATLAGRLLRPRVHGGGTPGAGA; encoded by the coding sequence GTGGAGAAGCCGCTGATAGCGCGCGGCCTCCTGGCGGGCGCCGCCGGCGCGGTGCCGGCGTTCCTGTTCGCCCGGCTGTGCGCCGAACCCGTCATCGGGCGCGCGATCGCCTACGAGGACGGCCGGGCCGACGTCGAGGACGCGCACGGGGTGCACGCGCACGGGGCCGAGTTGTTCAGCCGCGGGGTGCAGGCCAACCCCGGGCTGGGGTTCGGCGTCCTGATCTTCGGCGTCGCCGTGGGCGCACTCTTCGCGGTGCTGTTCTGTGTGGTGTCCGCGCGCGTCAAAACCGTGGAGCCACGCCTTCTTTCGGTCCTGCTGGCCGCCGCGGCATTCGCCGCGGCGTACCTGGTGCCGTTCGTGAAGTACCCGCCGAATCCGCCGGCGGTGGGTCAGGCGGACACGATCGAAGAGCGCACCGGCTGGTATGTGGTGATGGTCCTGGCCTCGGTGCTGCTGGCCATCGCCGCCGTCCGGCTGGCGGGGACGCTCGCGAGCCGGCTCGGTGGCTGGAATTCGGCCGTGCTGGCGGCGGGGGCCTATCTCGCGGCGGTCGCCGTGGTGATGCTGCTGCTGCCCGGGGTCGACGAGACGCCCGCGCCGATGCGCGACGCGGCGGGCGCGATCGTCTACCCGGGGTTCCCGGCCGACGTGCTCTACGAATTCAGGCTGGTATCGCTGGCCACCCAGCTCGTGCTGTGGGTGAGCATCGGTGTGGTCTTCGCGACGCTCGCCGGCCGGCTGCTGCGGCCGCGGGTGCACGGCGGCGGGACGCCGGGCGCCGGGGCGTGA
- a CDS encoding histidine phosphatase family protein: MSEVLRLTLVAHAMTPAMAAGCFPDDEPLNDFGRRQTGRLDLRGDGRPLCAPELRARQTAELLGLRPAIEPRLADLDCRRWRGKPTQGVPPEALRTWLTDPRQAPHGGESIADLVARVADWLELLTGDPSRTVAVTHPAVIRAAVLHALRMPAESFWRMDVAPASHVTMHHRRGGWTLRL, from the coding sequence GTGAGTGAGGTCCTGCGCCTGACCCTGGTGGCGCACGCCATGACCCCCGCAATGGCGGCGGGCTGCTTTCCCGATGACGAGCCGCTCAACGACTTCGGCCGCCGTCAGACCGGTCGCCTCGACCTCCGCGGCGATGGGCGGCCGCTCTGCGCGCCCGAGCTTCGTGCCAGGCAGACCGCCGAGCTGCTCGGTCTGCGCCCGGCGATCGAGCCGCGGCTTGCAGACCTGGACTGCCGCCGATGGCGCGGCAAGCCGACGCAAGGCGTGCCCCCCGAGGCGCTGCGCACGTGGCTGACCGACCCCCGCCAGGCGCCGCACGGCGGTGAGTCCATCGCCGACCTCGTTGCGCGGGTGGCGGACTGGCTTGAGCTGTTGACGGGTGACCCGTCGCGCACGGTCGCCGTCACTCACCCGGCGGTCATCCGCGCCGCGGTCCTGCACGCCCTGCGCATGCCCGCGGAGTCGTTCTGGCGCATGGACGTCGCACCGGCGAGTCACGTCACCATGCACCACCGGCGGGGCGGCTGGACGCTGCGGCTGTGA
- a CDS encoding Cpe/LpqF family protein (Related to clavulanate biosynthesis protein Cpe, which has an isomerase-like N-terminal domain and a beta-lactamase-like C-terminal domain.), with product MPGASKQAGRRSARHRAVALSAAAALVVSFAPACASAPSPQAKAANPGRAIDTRTPPGLRAQQTLDMLNSDWPIGPVGVGTLAAPEQVDSVQTTMESLWWDRPFTLAGVDISASVATLHLVSSYGARQDIRIHTDDQGRVDRFGLETRAPTISSWQDVDTVLTRTGARYSYQVAKVDDGRCDRVAGTNTGESLPLASIFKLYVLHALAGAIRNGTVSWDDQLTVTDKSRAVGSSGLDVTPGAHVSVRTAAEKMIATSDNMATDLLIGRLGPPAIVQALVTAGHHDPGSMTPFPTMYELFSVGWGKPDLRSQWANGSPQVRARLLEQANSTPYEPDPTRAHSPASSYGAEWYGNAEDICKVHVALQADAVGAAAPVRQILSAVSGIQLDRKVWPYIGAKAGGLPGDLTFSWYAVDKTQQPWVVSFQLNWPRDHGPTVTGWMLQVARQVFALIAPR from the coding sequence TTGCCGGGAGCAAGTAAGCAAGCGGGCAGGCGCTCGGCCCGTCACCGCGCCGTTGCGTTGAGCGCCGCCGCCGCACTCGTGGTGAGCTTCGCCCCGGCCTGCGCGTCCGCCCCTTCCCCCCAGGCCAAGGCGGCGAACCCGGGGCGGGCCATCGACACCCGCACGCCGCCGGGGCTGCGGGCCCAGCAGACCCTGGACATGCTGAACTCGGACTGGCCCATCGGCCCGGTCGGGGTCGGCACCCTGGCCGCGCCCGAGCAGGTCGACTCGGTGCAGACCACCATGGAGTCGCTCTGGTGGGACCGCCCGTTCACCCTGGCCGGCGTCGACATCAGCGCGAGTGTGGCCACGCTGCACCTGGTCTCGTCTTACGGCGCGCGCCAAGACATCCGGATCCACACCGACGACCAGGGCCGGGTCGACCGGTTCGGCCTGGAGACCCGCGCACCGACGATCAGCTCGTGGCAGGACGTCGACACGGTCCTGACCAGGACCGGCGCCCGCTACTCCTACCAGGTCGCCAAGGTCGACGACGGTCGCTGCGACCGCGTGGCCGGCACCAACACCGGCGAATCCCTGCCGCTGGCATCGATCTTCAAGTTGTACGTGCTGCACGCCCTCGCGGGCGCGATCAGAAACGGGACCGTCTCCTGGGACGACCAGTTGACCGTCACCGACAAGAGCCGCGCGGTGGGCTCCTCCGGCCTCGATGTGACTCCCGGAGCGCATGTTTCGGTGCGCACGGCCGCCGAGAAGATGATCGCCACCAGCGACAACATGGCGACCGACCTGCTGATCGGGCGGTTGGGCCCGCCGGCGATCGTGCAGGCGCTCGTGACCGCTGGCCACCACGATCCGGGCAGCATGACGCCCTTCCCCACCATGTACGAGTTGTTCTCCGTCGGCTGGGGCAAACCGGACCTGCGCAGCCAGTGGGCGAACGGGTCGCCGCAGGTGCGCGCCCGGCTACTGGAGCAGGCGAACTCGACACCCTACGAACCCGATCCGACCCGCGCCCACTCGCCGGCGTCCTCGTACGGCGCGGAGTGGTACGGCAACGCCGAGGACATCTGCAAGGTCCACGTTGCGCTGCAGGCCGACGCGGTCGGCGCCGCGGCGCCGGTCAGACAGATTCTCTCGGCAGTTTCCGGCATCCAGCTGGACCGCAAGGTCTGGCCCTACATCGGCGCCAAAGCCGGTGGCCTGCCGGGTGATCTGACGTTCAGCTGGTACGCCGTCGACAAGACGCAGCAGCCGTGGGTGGTCAGCTTCCAGCTGAACTGGCCGCGCGATCACGGGCCGACCGTGACCGGCTGGATGCTGCAGGTCGCCAGGCAGGTCTTCGCGCTGATCGCGCCCCGGTAG
- the mhuD gene encoding mycobilin-forming heme oxygenase MhuD, translated as MPPVVKINAIEVPAEAGPELEKRFSHRAHAVENQPGFLGFQLLRPIKGEDRYFVVTRWESEEAFQAWASGPAIEAHAGHRANPVATGASLLEFEVVLDVAGSK; from the coding sequence ATGCCGCCGGTGGTGAAGATCAACGCAATCGAAGTGCCCGCAGAGGCTGGCCCGGAACTGGAAAAACGGTTCTCGCACCGCGCTCACGCCGTGGAGAACCAGCCCGGCTTTCTCGGCTTCCAGCTGCTGCGTCCGATCAAGGGCGAGGACCGCTACTTCGTGGTGACGCGCTGGGAGTCCGAGGAGGCGTTCCAGGCGTGGGCCTCCGGCCCCGCGATCGAGGCCCACGCCGGACACCGGGCCAACCCGGTGGCGACGGGGGCGTCGTTGCTGGAATTCGAGGTTGTGCTCGACGTTGCCGGGAGCAAGTAA
- a CDS encoding alpha/beta fold hydrolase has protein sequence MPSELLTCQGGRGEPLVLLHGLMGRGTTWSRQLPWLTRLGTVYTYDALWHRGRDVDDPHPIGTERFVADLAGAVATLAAPARLVGHSMGALHAWCLAAQRPDLVTALVLEDMAPDFRGRTTGPWEPWLHALPVEFGSAEQVLDEFGPVAGQYFLEAFDRTATGWRLHGQPGRWIEIAAEWGTRDYWDQWHAVGARALLIEAGNSVTPPGQMREMAETNPAATYLRVPDTGHLVHDEAPDAYRRAVESFLSVPNPSC, from the coding sequence ATGCCCAGCGAACTTCTGACGTGCCAGGGCGGGCGCGGCGAGCCGTTGGTGCTGCTGCACGGCCTGATGGGCCGGGGCACCACCTGGTCGCGTCAGCTGCCCTGGCTGACCCGGCTGGGTACGGTGTACACCTACGACGCGTTGTGGCACCGGGGGCGCGACGTCGACGACCCCCACCCGATCGGCACCGAGCGGTTCGTCGCCGACCTGGCCGGCGCGGTGGCCACGCTGGCGGCCCCGGCAAGGCTCGTCGGGCATTCGATGGGCGCCCTGCACGCGTGGTGCCTGGCCGCGCAGCGTCCCGACCTGGTCACCGCGCTGGTGCTCGAGGACATGGCCCCGGATTTTCGCGGTCGCACCACCGGTCCATGGGAACCGTGGCTGCACGCCCTGCCCGTCGAATTCGGTTCCGCCGAACAGGTTCTCGACGAGTTCGGCCCGGTCGCCGGGCAGTATTTTCTGGAGGCCTTCGACCGCACCGCCACCGGGTGGCGCCTGCACGGTCAGCCCGGGCGGTGGATCGAGATCGCCGCCGAATGGGGCACCCGCGACTACTGGGACCAGTGGCATGCGGTGGGCGCCCGGGCGCTGCTCATCGAGGCCGGCAACTCGGTCACCCCGCCGGGGCAGATGCGGGAAATGGCCGAAACAAACCCGGCCGCAACATATTTGCGTGTTCCCGACACCGGTCACTTGGTTCACGACGAAGCGCCGGACGCCTACCGCCGGGCGGTCGAATCATTCCTGTCGGTGCCGAACCCGAGCTGCTGA
- a CDS encoding lsr2/espR transcriptional regulator — protein MSEPLYQVKAEFFKTLGHPARVRILELLVTGDKSVAELLPEVGLESSNLSQQLGVLRRAGVVEAQRDGNTMIYSIASSDIAELLMVARKVLTGVLSDRVAVLEHLRAGAE, from the coding sequence GTGTCTGAGCCGCTTTACCAGGTCAAGGCGGAGTTCTTCAAGACGCTGGGGCATCCGGCGCGGGTCAGGATTCTGGAGCTGCTCGTGACTGGGGACAAGTCCGTTGCCGAACTCTTGCCCGAGGTCGGGCTGGAATCGTCGAATCTGTCCCAACAGCTCGGCGTGCTCCGCCGGGCCGGAGTGGTCGAGGCGCAGCGGGACGGCAACACGATGATCTATTCGATCGCCTCCTCCGACATCGCCGAACTGCTGATGGTGGCGCGCAAGGTTCTCACCGGGGTGCTCAGCGACCGCGTGGCGGTCTTGGAACACCTGCGCGCCGGCGCGGAGTAG
- a CDS encoding NADH-quinone oxidoreductase subunit B family protein, which yields MGWIGKAFRTGRIVERATPVPEQAMKPPAGVRGSLQIRHVDAGSCNGCEVEISGVFGPVYDAERFGARLVASPRHADALLVTGVVTHNMLGPLRNTIDATPLPRRVIACGDCALNRGVFGDAYGVVGAVSEVVPVDLEIPGCPPTPGEIVAALRSVTGK from the coding sequence ATGGGCTGGATAGGCAAAGCCTTCAGGACCGGTCGAATCGTCGAACGCGCGACACCCGTACCGGAGCAGGCCATGAAACCACCCGCGGGAGTGCGTGGTTCGCTGCAGATCCGGCATGTCGACGCTGGTTCGTGCAACGGATGCGAGGTCGAGATTTCGGGCGTTTTCGGACCGGTGTATGACGCCGAGAGATTCGGTGCGCGGCTGGTGGCCTCACCGCGCCATGCGGATGCGCTGCTGGTGACCGGCGTCGTGACACACAACATGCTCGGCCCGCTGCGCAACACGATTGACGCCACCCCGCTACCGCGGCGGGTGATCGCCTGCGGGGACTGCGCGCTGAACCGAGGGGTCTTCGGAGATGCCTATGGCGTGGTCGGCGCGGTGAGCGAGGTGGTGCCCGTCGATCTGGAAATTCCCGGGTGCCCCCCGACGCCGGGTGAGATCGTCGCCGCGTTGCGATCGGTGACGGGTAAGTGA
- a CDS encoding proton-conducting transporter transmembrane domain-containing protein — protein MVGALTSVIGAGGIWAGISGMFGAVRAVHIAWLLPLSGVQLKLDPLGGFFMALTGAVAVVVGIYVIGYARRGHLGWASLSVLPIFVAAMLLVPAAGSVTTFLLAWELMAIASLVLVLAGHTRAQVRSAGLVYAVMTQLGFAAILVGLMTFSAAGGADRFADLHRISPGESTAVFVLTLAGFGSKAGLVPLHAWLPRAHPEAPSPVSALMSAAMVNLGIYGICRIDLQLLGPGPRWWGLILMVVGAVSALYGVVQASVATDLKRLLAYSTTENLGLIALALGAATLFTACGTYAPATIAAAAAMLHLIAHAAFKSLGFLAAGSVLAATGLRDLDRLGGLARRMPATTALFGVAALGACGLPLGAGFVSEWLLVQSLIHTPPGQATILALTTPLAVGVVALTAGLGVAAMVKAFGIGFLARPRCDESAQAREAGRSMLAGMAIAAAACVTLAVAPSLVAPALRAAVAALPAARTVGFTDFGVMVRLPGVQGSIAPAVIAACVVAAALSAAGLARWRRGRRPAPATLPLWACGADALTARMQYTATSFAEPLQRVFDDVLRPDTDIEVTHTPESQYLAEKIVYRTTIADGIEERFYRPVIHAVAAAAETVRRAHTGSVHLYLAYGALGVLTVLVVAR, from the coding sequence ATGGTGGGCGCGCTGACGTCGGTGATCGGCGCCGGCGGGATCTGGGCCGGCATATCGGGGATGTTCGGTGCGGTTCGCGCCGTCCACATCGCGTGGCTGCTCCCACTGTCGGGTGTGCAGTTGAAGCTCGATCCTCTGGGTGGCTTCTTCATGGCGCTCACCGGCGCAGTGGCGGTCGTGGTCGGGATTTACGTGATCGGGTATGCCCGCCGCGGGCATCTCGGGTGGGCCAGCCTGTCGGTGTTGCCGATATTCGTCGCGGCGATGCTGCTGGTACCAGCCGCCGGGTCGGTGACGACGTTTCTGCTGGCCTGGGAGTTGATGGCGATCGCGTCTCTGGTGCTCGTACTGGCGGGCCACACCCGTGCGCAGGTTCGCTCCGCGGGGCTGGTTTACGCGGTGATGACCCAGTTGGGGTTTGCGGCGATCCTGGTCGGTTTGATGACATTTTCGGCGGCGGGCGGTGCGGACCGGTTCGCTGACTTGCACCGGATCTCGCCGGGTGAATCCACCGCGGTGTTCGTGTTGACGTTGGCCGGCTTCGGGTCGAAAGCCGGGCTGGTGCCGCTGCACGCCTGGCTGCCGCGCGCTCACCCGGAGGCGCCGAGTCCGGTGTCGGCGCTGATGAGCGCGGCGATGGTCAACCTGGGGATATACGGCATCTGCCGGATCGACCTGCAGCTGCTCGGGCCGGGACCGCGTTGGTGGGGGCTGATCCTGATGGTCGTCGGCGCGGTATCGGCGCTCTATGGCGTGGTGCAGGCTTCGGTGGCCACCGACCTCAAGCGGCTACTTGCCTATTCGACCACCGAAAACCTCGGATTGATCGCGCTGGCATTGGGAGCCGCGACACTGTTCACGGCCTGCGGCACCTATGCGCCGGCGACCATCGCCGCCGCCGCGGCGATGCTTCATCTGATCGCACACGCGGCGTTTAAGAGCCTCGGGTTCCTGGCGGCGGGTTCGGTGCTGGCGGCGACCGGGCTCCGAGACCTCGACCGGCTGGGCGGACTGGCCCGCCGGATGCCCGCGACAACCGCCCTGTTCGGCGTGGCCGCACTCGGAGCGTGCGGGCTACCACTGGGTGCCGGGTTCGTCAGCGAGTGGTTGCTCGTGCAGTCGCTGATCCACACGCCTCCCGGGCAGGCCACCATCTTGGCCCTGACCACGCCGCTGGCTGTGGGGGTCGTAGCGCTGACCGCCGGCCTGGGCGTCGCCGCGATGGTGAAGGCATTCGGGATCGGGTTTCTGGCGCGGCCTCGCTGCGACGAGAGTGCCCAGGCCCGCGAGGCAGGGCGCAGCATGCTGGCCGGCATGGCGATTGCGGCGGCGGCCTGTGTGACGCTGGCGGTGGCGCCCTCGCTGGTCGCACCCGCGCTGCGCGCGGCAGTCGCCGCGCTCCCGGCAGCCCGGACGGTGGGTTTCACCGATTTCGGCGTCATGGTGCGACTGCCGGGCGTGCAGGGTTCGATTGCGCCCGCTGTGATCGCGGCCTGCGTCGTGGCGGCTGCGCTGAGTGCGGCCGGCCTCGCGCGCTGGCGTCGCGGGCGCCGACCGGCGCCCGCCACATTGCCGCTATGGGCTTGTGGGGCAGACGCTCTCACCGCGCGGATGCAGTACACGGCCACGTCGTTCGCTGAGCCGTTGCAACGAGTCTTCGACGACGTCCTGCGTCCCGACACCGATATCGAGGTCACGCACACTCCCGAGTCGCAGTATCTGGCCGAGAAGATCGTCTACCGCACGACCATCGCCGACGGGATAGAGGAGCGCTTCTACAGGCCGGTGATCCACGCGGTGGCAGCCGCGGCGGAAACGGTGCGGCGCGCGCACACCGGCAGCGTGCATCTCTACCTGGCATATGGTGCGCTCGGTGTGCTGACCGTGCTGGTGGTCGCCCGATGA